One region of Oryza sativa Japonica Group chromosome 5, ASM3414082v1 genomic DNA includes:
- the LOC4338222 gene encoding uncharacterized protein, translating to MSALFNFNSFLTVVLLVICTCTYIKIQFPAILNDRTGFRGFFWKAARIGERLSPWVALGCFAMGISTIFF from the exons ATG TCGGCGCTATTCAACTTCAATTCGTTCCTGACCGTGGTGCTGCTGGTGATCTGCACCTGTACCTACATCAAGATCCAGTTCCCCGCCATCCTCAACGACCGCACCGG ATTCCGTGGTTTCTTTTGGAAAGCAGCCAGAATAG GTGAACGCTTAAGCCCGTGGGTAGCTCTTGGGTGCTTTGCCATGGGGATATCCACTATTTTCTTCTGA